In Chitinispirillales bacterium, one genomic interval encodes:
- the spoVG gene encoding septation regulator SpoVG, with product MEITEIRITPRDGEGRLKGFANITFDDSFVVRGIRIVEGDDGLFVSMPSHRKPDGTYQDIAHPINNETRSLIESRIIGAYNNAIADGIKAEE from the coding sequence ATGGAAATTACAGAGATTCGTATTACACCAAGAGACGGCGAAGGCCGGCTTAAAGGATTCGCAAATATAACTTTCGACGATAGCTTTGTAGTTAGAGGAATCAGAATAGTTGAAGGAGATGACGGCTTATTTGTATCTATGCCGAGTCATCGAAAACCGGACGGAACGTATCAGGATATTGCGCATCCTATTAACAACGAAACTAGAAGTTTAATCGAAAGTCGTATTATTGGTGCATACAATAATGCAATTGCCGATGGAATTAAGGCTGAAGAATGA
- the ilvB gene encoding biosynthetic-type acetolactate synthase large subunit — MVGTKKIKGSEILINALRKEGVNVIFGYPGGQVIPIFDALYDCKDIDVILTRHEQGAAHAADGYARATGKVGVCLATSGPGATNLVTGIATAHLDSIPVVAITGQVPGALLGTDAFQEADMVGITRSVTKHNFLVKNIEDIAPTISKAFHIAKTGRPGPVLVDITKDATVETITDSKDIYLENVEIRSYKPTYNGNIKQIKRAAEAISKAKQPIIYAGGGIILSNAHKELLEFAEKTQIPVAATLMGLGAFPGNHKQYLGMVGMHGSVAANTALHGSDLIIAVGVRFDDRVAGNIEQFAPNAEIVHIDVDPAEISKIITANIPVVGDAKSVLCELNKIVKSGDYVEWAGKIEKWTEGKHFWYKRSDTVIKPQFVVETLYEETKGAAVVATDVGQNQMWAAQYYRFDTPRKFLSSGGLGTMGYGLPAAMGAARGINGVVWSICGDGGIQMNIQELATIRLNDIAVKTIVLNNEYLGMVRQWQGMFFDKRYSSVNMTVSSKERAEDGHTKKKTVPYIPDFVKLAESYDIPSKRITKPNEVRNAIKWAIQTEGAVFLEIMIDPEENVLPMIPAGKPFSAVITE, encoded by the coding sequence ATGGTTGGAACGAAAAAAATTAAGGGCAGTGAGATTTTAATAAACGCTTTACGTAAAGAAGGCGTCAATGTAATTTTCGGCTATCCGGGCGGGCAGGTAATTCCGATTTTCGACGCGCTTTACGATTGTAAGGACATTGACGTGATTTTGACTCGCCACGAGCAGGGAGCCGCTCATGCCGCCGACGGATATGCAAGAGCGACGGGAAAGGTCGGCGTTTGTCTGGCGACTTCTGGACCCGGCGCCACCAATTTGGTTACCGGAATTGCTACGGCGCATTTGGATTCAATTCCTGTTGTAGCGATTACCGGACAAGTTCCTGGCGCACTGCTTGGTACGGACGCTTTTCAGGAAGCGGATATGGTGGGAATTACACGTTCCGTTACAAAGCACAATTTTCTAGTGAAGAATATAGAAGACATTGCGCCGACAATCAGTAAGGCGTTTCACATAGCAAAAACCGGACGTCCAGGACCTGTTCTTGTGGATATTACGAAAGATGCGACTGTTGAGACAATTACCGACAGTAAGGATATTTATCTTGAAAACGTTGAGATTCGCAGTTACAAGCCTACGTATAACGGAAATATCAAACAGATAAAAAGAGCGGCGGAGGCTATTTCCAAAGCAAAGCAGCCGATTATTTATGCGGGCGGCGGAATAATACTTTCAAACGCGCACAAAGAATTATTGGAATTTGCCGAAAAAACACAAATTCCGGTCGCTGCTACGCTTATGGGACTTGGAGCGTTTCCTGGAAACCACAAACAATATTTGGGGATGGTTGGGATGCACGGAAGCGTAGCGGCTAACACGGCGCTTCACGGCAGCGATTTGATTATCGCCGTAGGGGTTCGTTTTGACGACCGCGTAGCCGGAAATATTGAGCAGTTCGCTCCAAATGCGGAAATTGTTCATATAGATGTAGATCCTGCGGAAATTTCCAAAATTATTACGGCGAATATTCCCGTTGTCGGCGATGCAAAAAGCGTGCTTTGCGAATTGAACAAAATAGTTAAAAGTGGAGATTACGTCGAATGGGCTGGGAAAATTGAGAAATGGACTGAAGGAAAGCATTTTTGGTATAAGCGCAGCGATACTGTAATTAAGCCGCAGTTTGTCGTTGAGACGCTTTACGAAGAAACAAAGGGCGCTGCGGTCGTTGCTACGGATGTCGGGCAGAATCAAATGTGGGCGGCGCAGTATTACAGGTTTGATACGCCGCGAAAATTTTTGTCGTCCGGCGGACTTGGAACTATGGGCTACGGGCTTCCTGCGGCTATGGGAGCGGCAAGGGGAATAAACGGCGTAGTCTGGTCGATTTGCGGCGACGGAGGGATACAAATGAATATTCAGGAATTGGCGACGATAAGACTTAACGATATTGCGGTGAAAACTATCGTTCTCAACAACGAATATTTGGGAATGGTTCGTCAATGGCAGGGAATGTTTTTCGACAAGCGTTACAGTTCGGTGAATATGACTGTTTCATCCAAGGAAAGAGCGGAAGACGGACACACGAAAAAGAAAACCGTTCCGTATATTCCCGATTTCGTTAAACTTGCCGAAAGTTACGACATCCCGTCCAAAAGAATTACAAAACCCAACGAAGTGCGTAACGCTATTAAATGGGCGATCCAAACGGAAGGTGCGGTTTTTTTGGAAATTATGATTGACCCTGAGGAAAATGTTTTACCGATGATTCCCGCCGGCAAGCCGTTCTCTGCAGTGATAACCGAATAA
- the ilvN gene encoding acetolactate synthase small subunit, producing MSKHTISVLVENHSGALSRISGLFSARGFNISSLSVAETDDPTLSRMTIVVSGDNKEIDQITKQLNKLIDVVKVLDFSENERVERELMLLTVNVTAAKRHEIVGIVQIFHGFVLAVSQNEMTIELSETADRLLSFIDLLRPYGIKEIARSGPIALSRARL from the coding sequence ATGAGCAAACATACGATTTCGGTTTTAGTTGAAAACCATAGCGGCGCGTTATCGCGTATTTCGGGATTGTTTTCGGCGCGAGGATTTAACATAAGCAGTTTATCCGTCGCAGAAACGGACGACCCTACGCTTTCGAGGATGACGATTGTCGTGAGCGGTGACAACAAAGAAATCGACCAGATTACCAAACAACTGAACAAACTCATAGACGTAGTAAAAGTTTTGGATTTCAGTGAAAACGAGCGGGTCGAACGTGAGTTAATGCTTTTGACCGTAAACGTAACGGCGGCAAAGCGTCACGAAATAGTTGGTATTGTACAGATTTTTCACGGCTTTGTTCTTGCGGTGTCGCAGAATGAAATGACAATAGAGTTAAGCGAAACCGCAGACCGTTTGTTAAGTTTTATAGATTTGCTTCGTCCTTACGGAATTAAAGAAATTGCAAGAAGCGGACCTATTGCGCTTTCAAGAGCGAGACTGTAA